A genome region from Clupea harengus chromosome 7, Ch_v2.0.2, whole genome shotgun sequence includes the following:
- the LOC116220989 gene encoding phospholipase A and acyltransferase 4-like, which translates to MAEPGDMIEIQRAGYNHWALFIGNGDVLHLTTDGVSSTAAIFAGSVDSVFAIVKKEKLKEVALGDKWSVHNCLDNEWETKSPDVILKEAEQLVGKKMPYNLLTFNCEHFVTYLRYGIPESRQARKVISAVKGSFGS; encoded by the exons ATGGCG GAGCCAGGTGACATGATTGAGATCCAAAGAGCTGGATACAATCACTGGGCACTGTTTATTGGAAATGGAGACGTTCTTCACCTCACAACAGATG GTGTTTCTTCTACAGCTGCCATCTTTGCTGGATCAGTTGATTCGGTCTTTGCTATTGTGAAGAAGGAGAAGCTCAAGGAAGTAGCATTAGGTGACAAATGGTCAGTGCACAACTGCCTGGATAATGAATGGGAGACTAAATCCCCAGATGTCATCCTGAAAGAGGCAGAGCAACTGGTTGGCAAGAAGATGCCATATAACCTCCTCACCTTCAACTGTGAGCATTTTGTTACTTATCTGCGCTACGGCATACCAGAATCCAGGCAG GCCCGAAAAGTGATTTCAGCAGTGAAGGGTTCTTTTGGTTCCTAG
- the LOC116221197 gene encoding E3 ubiquitin/ISG15 ligase TRIM25-like: MAEAAPNNHELFTCSICLDLLRDPVTTNCGHSYCMGCITSCWDQEDQKGVYSCPQCRQTFIPRPVLSKNNIFAELVEQIKKTRIQAAAPVPCTAGPGDVECDVCTGTKRKAVKSCLECLVSYCETHYKVHNDIHPGRKHKVVDATGQLQERICTQHEKPLEIFCRTDQSCVCLLCLVDEHKGHDTVSASAGRREKQTHLGQTQSKIQQRIQEREKELKELKKAVETLKSSAQTAVQDSVRIFTEMIRSIERRRSEVKELIRDQEKAEVSQADRLLKQLEQEIAELKRRDAELEQLSHTEDHIHFLKVTVDDGLLVHRMFEGTDLC; this comes from the exons ATGGCAGAAGCGGCTCCAAATAACCACGAACTTTTTACATGTTCGATTTGTTTGGATCTTCTTAGGGATCCAGTGACTACTAATTGTGGACACAGTTACTGTATGGGCTGCATTACGagctgctgggatcaggaagatcaaaagggagtctacagctgcccccagtgcagacagacgttcATCCCAAGACCTGTTTTAagcaaaaataatatttttgctGAGCTGGTGGAACAGATCAAGAAGACCAGGATCcaagctgctgctcctgttccATGTAcggctggacctggagatgtggagtgtgacgtctgcactgggacaAAACGcaaagctgtgaagtcctgtctggaatGTCTGGTTTCATATTGTGAAACTCACTACAAAGTTCACAATGACATACACCCTGGGCGAAAACACAAGGTGGTTGATGCCACAGGCCAGCTACAAGAGAGGATTTGCACCCAACATGAGAAGCCTCTGGAGATATTTTGTCGTACGGATcaaagttgtgtttgtttgctctgtctggtggatgaacacaaaggccatgacactgtgtcagcctctgcagggaggagagagaaacag ACACACTTGGGGCAGACTCAGAGTAaaatccagcagagaatccaggagagagagaaggagctgaaggaaCTGAAAAAGGCGgtggagactctcaag agctctgcacagacagcagtgcagGACAGTGTGAGGATCTTtactgagatgatccgctccattgagagaaggcgctctgaggtgaaagagctgatcagagatcaggagaaggctgaggtgagtcagGCTGACAGACTCCTGAAGcaactggagcaggagattgctgagctgaagaggagagatgctgagctggagcagctttcacacacagaggatcacatccatttcctcaaggtaacTGTTGATGATGGATTATTAGTGCACAGAATGTTTGAGGGCACTGATTTATGTTGA